A segment of the Gemmatimonadales bacterium genome:
CCGGCGGGAACGAGTTCCACGGGCAGGTGCTCGGGTTCTTCACGGGCGACGGGCTGCGCGCCGCGCCGCGCTGGGGCGTCGGGCAGTCCCAGGTGGCGAAGTTCTCGCAATACGACGTGGGATTCAGCCTCGGCGGCCCGATCCGACGCGATCGGCTCTGGTTCTACGCGGCGTACAACCCGAGCTTCGAGGCCAGCGACGCCAATCTGCCGGGGATTCCGACGCAGCGCGACACGCGCACCACCCACCTGTTCGCCGGCAAGCTCACGGCACGGCTGGGCGCCGCGACCGACGTGACGTTGACGCTCCTCGGAGATCCGAGCGTCCGGGACCTGGTCGGCGGTGTTGCGCTCGCCACGGTCGCCGACGCGGGCGCGGTGCTCGGGCGGCTGCGGGAAGGGGGGACGGCGGTTGCGCTGCAGCTACGCCATCAGATCGGCGCACGCCTGCTGCTGGGCGCCTCGCTGGCCCGGCTCGACCGCGAGGAAGATGAGACCCCGCGCGCGGGCCCGTCATCGGACCCGGCGACATTGACGCAGATCGAAGACGACATCAACAACGTGACGTCGGGCGGGTTCGGGTATTCGCAGACGGCGCATACGTCGCGCACCTCCGGCCAGGTGAGTCTCACTGTCCTGGCAGGCAGTCACGCGCTGAAGCTGGGGGCGGAATACGAAGACAACGCCATCCGCCTCGATGGGTACGGCAGCCAGGTGACGATAGATACCGGCACCGTGGCCGGCCATCTGGACACGACCTACAGCCTGTTGCAGCTCGGCAACCACGCCGACGCGCACAACTACATCCCCGCCGTGTACCTCCAGGACTCCTGGGCCGTGAGCGGGCGACTGCGGCTCAACGTCGGTCTGAGGTGGGAGGGGCAGTTCATGGACGGCGACACGGGCGTCGCCCGCTGGATCGCTCCCGAATTGGCACCGCGCCTCGCGCTGGTGTTTCAGCCCGGAGAGCCGGGAACCGACAAGGTGTCCGTCTCGTACGGCCGGTACTTCGAAGCGATCCCGGCAACCCCGCTCATCTTCTGGACGGGGACCTTCTTCCAGACGAACGGCGTCTATCCCCATAACCCGCTGGCGGACACGACCGGGGGAGTAGTTCAAGGGGGATCGCAGGTCGGTGAGGCGCCGGACCGGAACATCAAGGGGCAGCAGTACGACGAGTGGTCGGCGGGCTACGAGCGCCGGCTGGGCCGCAGCTACCGGATCGCGCTGCGCGGAACCTACCGCACCCTCCTGTGGGCGGTGGAGGACGGCGCGCCGGACCCCAACTCGCCGTTCACCACGGGCAATCCGGGCCGAGGCGCGTTGGCCTACCTCCCGCGGGCCAAGCGCGACTACCGGGCCCTGGAGCTGACCTTCGAGCGGGCGGCTGGACGGCTCAGCTTCCGCGCGTCGTACGTCCTCTCCCGGAGCTGGGGCAACTACACCGGGCTCTATGCGACCGATGTGCTCGACCCCCTGGACAACGCGGGACCTCAGTTCGACTTCCCGGAGCAAGCGGTGAACGCCGCGGGTCCGTTGCCGAACGACCGCCGGCACGTCGTCAAGTTCGTCGGGAGCTACCAGCTCCCGATGGGGCTCACCGTCGGGACGTCGGCACTCGCGGCCAGCGGGGAGCCGCTGAGCGAGTACGGCACCGGACCCTACCCGCCCTACTGGACGTTCGTCGTCCCGCGCGGGACGGCCGGCCGCACTCCTTCCACGTGGAACGTGGACCTGCGGTTCGCGTACGATGCGCCCGTGTCCCGGGACTCGCGCCTTCGGCCCCGCATTCTGCTGGACGTGTTCAACGTGGGGAACCAGCGCAAGGCGCTGACCTACGACCAGCGGCACTACACGGCACCGGGCCTGAGCGGCGTGAACCCGAACTACCTGGCGGTCACGCAGTACCAGGCGCCGCTGCACGCGCGCATGGGCGTCGTGTTCGACTTCTGAGCGCGCCTGCCGAGCGCACGCTCACCCGGCAGCCGCGGCGGGCTTGATCGGCGACGGGGTCGAGGCCGGACACAATCTGGGCCACAGACGCCCGACCGCCCGGAGGAAGCGCGGGTTCGACTTCAGCGGGTCCCAGGCGGGATCGCAGGGGATACCGGTGAACAGGAGGTAGGGCTCGAGCTTCGCCACACTGCGCTCGATGTCGGTCGCCGCGGAGTCGATTTGGCCGAATGCGAGGTGGAGGGTCGCACGCTGCAGGTTGGGCGAGTTCCCCGCGAGCAGCTGCCGCTCAGCCGCCGGGCGCTGCGCCTCGGCGTCCTTCCACCGGCCCGCCGCCGCATACCCCCACACCAGTCCGACCTTGGTGCCGTACTGGGTCGAATCGAGCGCGGCGCTCTTCTCGAACGCGGCGGCCGCGCTGTCGCGCCGGCCAAGAAACGCGTAGGCCGCGCCGAGGTTCCCCCAGGCCGGGGCATTCTGCGGGTCGAGCTCCAGGATGTCCCGGGTCGCCTCGACCGCCCCGCGGAAGTCGCGCGCCAGGTAGAGGTAGTACTGAAGGTCGAGCGCGGCATCCGCGGACAAGGGGTCGAAGCGCCGATGCGCGCGCGCCTGCTCGATCGCCTCGGGAATGCGCGCCAGCTGGTACAGGACACCGGCGTACGTGCCCCGGAGATCGGCGTCCGTGGGGCGCGCCGCGACCAGCCGGGAGACGATTCGCTCCGCGTCGGCGAACCTGAACTCCATCTCCATCAGCGTGATGTGCACGCGGTCGCTCTGGGCTGAATCGAGCGCATCCGCTCGAGCGAGTACCGGCCTGGCAAGGGCGATCGCCGAGTCCCGCGACCCGAGACCCGTGAACGGCTGGCCGAGGTAGGCCCCCGCCAACGCGGCCCAGGCCCGCGCGAAGCGAGGATTCCGGGCGACGGCCTGCTGGTAGTAGCCGATCGCGCGCTGGTAACCTTCCAGCTGCTCCGCGTGGCGGCCACGGAGGTACAGGTCGTACGCCTCGACGTCGCCGGTGTCCTGAGTCTCGCGGGCGGCGATCGCTTCGGGCACGGATTCCGGCCTCACCCCAAGGGCGCCGGCGACGGCGCGCACGATCGAGTCCTGGATCGCGCCCATCGCGGTGCGCGGGCTGTCGAAGGTCCGGCTCCAGCGCGCGTTCCCGTCGGACACATTCACCAGCTCGGCGACGAGGTGGATCCGCGGGCCGCTCTCGCCGACCGAAGCCTCGAGCACCGTCTCGACGTCGAGCTTCGCGCCGACCTCGCGCGGGTCGGCGTCGCCGCTCCTGAACCGCAGCGACGAGCCGCGCGCCTTGACGGCGAGGCCGGGCACGCCGGTGAGCGCGCTCCTCAGCTCGTCGCCGAGCCCTTCGGACAGGTACGCCTGGTCGGCGCCGCCGGTGTTCTCGAACCGCAGCACGGCCACCCGCCTGGGTACGGCCGCGCCGCCGCGCGAGCGCAGCCACCCGAACAGCGCCCCGCCGCCGATCAGGACGCCCAGGGCCAGCACCGTGAACAGCGGGCGCCGCGACACCAGGGACGG
Coding sequences within it:
- a CDS encoding TonB-dependent receptor, producing ADGINITDPNVGDGSLNLPYNFVREVQVTTGGYEAEYGRTQGGLVNVVTNSGGNEFHGQVLGFFTGDGLRAAPRWGVGQSQVAKFSQYDVGFSLGGPIRRDRLWFYAAYNPSFEASDANLPGIPTQRDTRTTHLFAGKLTARLGAATDVTLTLLGDPSVRDLVGGVALATVADAGAVLGRLREGGTAVALQLRHQIGARLLLGASLARLDREEDETPRAGPSSDPATLTQIEDDINNVTSGGFGYSQTAHTSRTSGQVSLTVLAGSHALKLGAEYEDNAIRLDGYGSQVTIDTGTVAGHLDTTYSLLQLGNHADAHNYIPAVYLQDSWAVSGRLRLNVGLRWEGQFMDGDTGVARWIAPELAPRLALVFQPGEPGTDKVSVSYGRYFEAIPATPLIFWTGTFFQTNGVYPHNPLADTTGGVVQGGSQVGEAPDRNIKGQQYDEWSAGYERRLGRSYRIALRGTYRTLLWAVEDGAPDPNSPFTTGNPGRGALAYLPRAKRDYRALELTFERAAGRLSFRASYVLSRSWGNYTGLYATDVLDPLDNAGPQFDFPEQAVNAAGPLPNDRRHVVKFVGSYQLPMGLTVGTSALAASGEPLSEYGTGPYPPYWTFVVPRGTAGRTPSTWNVDLRFAYDAPVSRDSRLRPRILLDVFNVGNQRKALTYDQRHYTAPGLSGVNPNYLAVTQYQAPLHARMGVVFDF